A section of the Chloroflexaceae bacterium genome encodes:
- a CDS encoding heavy-metal-associated domain-containing protein — MILEILRVERMRTRRDRWALAAAVEAVPGVRRVLANQADRTLRVEREDDSSLAAIIQAINDAGYDVAVLA, encoded by the coding sequence ATGATCCTCGAAATCCTGCGCGTCGAGCGCATGCGCACGCGCCGCGACCGGTGGGCGCTGGCGGCGGCTGTGGAGGCGGTGCCGGGTGTGCGCCGGGTGCTGGCCAACCAGGCCGACCGTACTCTCCGCGTTGAACGGGAGGATGATTCGAGCCTGGCGGCGATCATTCAGGCGATCAACGATGCGGGCTACGACGTGGCGGTGCTGGCGTAG
- a CDS encoding alpha/beta hydrolase encodes MSAIHLDNRLVHYEVFGRGQPIVFLHSWLGSWRYWVSTMDAVAERYRAYALDFWGFGESDRRGSDFNISSYVDMLFRFVDQMGITTAILVGHGMGGMVAIRAARERPETFPRVMTVATPLYGEALAGHLKSGGLSRLLGLNASTNVWLRLLKSMPIADPEVQQELIEDTESLSEQVLHSVQDSLLDTDLRPALAALPVPLLAVYGGQDRIVAIEHSEVLDTLERQGRPVKRLTLPRASHFPFLEQSNTFSRLLIDFMTSDGANVEIKEEWRRRVSQREYL; translated from the coding sequence GTGAGTGCAATCCATCTCGACAACCGACTGGTGCATTACGAGGTGTTTGGCCGCGGCCAGCCGATCGTGTTTCTGCATAGCTGGCTCGGCTCCTGGCGCTACTGGGTCTCCACGATGGACGCAGTGGCCGAGCGCTATCGCGCCTATGCTCTGGATTTCTGGGGCTTCGGCGAGAGCGACCGTCGCGGTTCCGATTTCAACATCTCAAGCTACGTGGATATGCTCTTCCGCTTCGTTGACCAGATGGGCATTACCACGGCCATCCTGGTGGGCCATGGCATGGGGGGCATGGTCGCCATCCGCGCCGCTCGCGAGCGCCCGGAGACCTTTCCGCGGGTGATGACGGTGGCAACCCCGCTGTACGGCGAGGCCCTGGCCGGGCACCTCAAATCCGGCGGCCTCTCCCGCCTCCTCGGCCTGAATGCTTCGACCAACGTCTGGCTCAGGTTGCTGAAGAGCATGCCGATTGCCGACCCTGAAGTGCAACAGGAACTGATTGAGGACACCGAGAGCCTGAGCGAGCAGGTGCTGCATAGTGTCCAGGACTCGCTCCTCGACACCGACCTGCGCCCGGCCCTGGCTGCGCTACCGGTGCCGCTGCTGGCAGTATATGGCGGGCAGGATCGTATTGTGGCCATTGAGCATAGCGAGGTGCTCGACACCCTCGAGCGCCAGGGGCGCCCGGTCAAACGGCTGACCCTGCCCCGGGCGAGCCATTTCCCCTTCCTGGAGCAGTCGAACACCTTTTCGCGGTTGCTGATTGACTTTATGACCTCCGACGGCGCCAACGTGGAGATCAAAGAGGAGTGGCGCCGCCGGGTCAGCCAGCGCGAGTACCTGTGA
- the fni gene encoding type 2 isopentenyl-diphosphate Delta-isomerase — protein MPDSGQTEGRKIDHIRIVLGEDVAAKGISTGFGAYRLPHVALPELDLAEIDTRTTFLGKPISAPLLISSMTGGASVAERINLALAEAAELLGLPMGVGSQRAAVVDPRLAPTYQVRRVAPRIPLLANLGAVQLNYGFGVDQCRRAVEMIEADALILHLNPLQEAVQPEGNTNFKGLLQKIERLCRTLEVPVVVKEVGNGIGPRDAQRLYDCGVRIIDVAGAGGTSWSEVERYRQPDEQGRRVAGAFADWGLPTTECIRAVRAALPDVTIIGSGGVRSGVDVAKAIALGADLAGTARPALVSAIDERGVEAVVEGLSAFIRELRVAMFCSGCATLADLRKLELTR, from the coding sequence ATGCCTGACTCAGGACAGACCGAGGGGCGCAAGATCGATCATATTCGCATTGTCCTGGGTGAGGATGTAGCCGCCAAGGGGATCAGCACCGGCTTTGGCGCCTACCGGCTTCCCCACGTCGCGCTTCCCGAACTTGATCTGGCCGAGATCGACACCCGCACGACCTTTCTGGGCAAGCCCATCAGCGCCCCCCTGCTGATCAGCTCGATGACCGGGGGCGCCAGCGTCGCCGAGCGCATTAATCTGGCGCTGGCCGAAGCCGCCGAACTCCTGGGTCTGCCCATGGGGGTCGGCTCGCAGCGCGCCGCGGTGGTTGACCCCCGGCTGGCGCCGACCTACCAGGTGCGCCGGGTGGCGCCCCGTATCCCGCTGCTGGCCAATCTGGGGGCCGTGCAGTTGAACTACGGCTTCGGGGTGGACCAGTGTCGCCGCGCGGTGGAGATGATCGAGGCCGATGCGTTGATCCTCCACCTCAATCCGCTGCAAGAGGCCGTGCAACCCGAAGGCAACACCAACTTCAAGGGGCTGCTGCAGAAAATTGAGCGCCTCTGCCGCACCCTGGAGGTGCCGGTAGTGGTAAAAGAAGTAGGCAACGGCATCGGCCCCCGCGACGCGCAACGGCTCTACGACTGCGGGGTGCGGATCATTGATGTGGCCGGCGCGGGCGGCACGAGCTGGAGCGAGGTGGAACGTTACCGGCAACCCGATGAGCAGGGCCGCCGTGTCGCCGGGGCCTTCGCCGACTGGGGGCTCCCCACTACCGAGTGCATTCGCGCTGTGCGCGCCGCGCTCCCCGATGTGACCATTATTGGCTCGGGCGGTGTGCGGAGCGGGGTGGACGTGGCCAAGGCCATCGCCCTCGGCGCCGATCTCGCCGGAACGGCCCGACCGGCCCTCGTCAGCGCCATTGATGAGCGTGGCGTCGAGGCCGTCGTCGAGGGCCTTTCAGCCTTCATCCGTGAGCTGCGCGTGGCGATGTTCTGCTCGGGCTGCGCCACCCTGGCTGACCTGCGGAAGCTGGAGCTGACCAGATAA
- a CDS encoding GAF domain-containing protein, whose protein sequence is MDMTIASSGWELLAQLAACAYNSAGPVDAESYARKLAALMARLLPISAGRLEVIEDGVVVAEASWGDATADPAPLLLELEGELLGRLHLGAEAARLEPSFLHALAAQLTLTLLARRRGEEAAISEQIRALAAASLERVGALDGRTLLQALLTRAAPLIGVESGAIYSLEEDDGKLLLLAAADGAFQFPLTLPLAGVSLPTRVATTRAPAVGSIHPAGRRRGVASHGERAALALPLLAQDALIGVLVLLLTHTSAPGRLRRLAELFAAQATLLVQNTRLFSREQQRARELFVLYEISQAIHTDTQIEQVLNRATENIAAALGADYCMVLLRDQRAADSLYVAGSFSETGRDHHAGNGMRLGLIGAADILAQVALSDHVVIEDTAAIADHHSLARHLTNDGCRSAVLLPLRGKAEMIGCMVIGFAHPRHRLSSAERNLARVLASQVATAIFNRRLYLAERQRASELELLQQVSQRLNAGLDLDQTLTAILEGVQKLVRFSGAQISLYDWHTRLLRPGVRWGLSASEWPSHSPDERLLDSRTPLRVDDLQQLAPNAHQLGHLKDLRFDDGLPVRAYVGVPLRLGDEALGLLELFSVRPAAFSEDDTRLLSIVAGQSAQAIANAKRYEQTDASLRARIEQLRALQRVSSQLAITLDRSEILEYVLEQALRVTGATQGLIALRAVEGATDREVALNALGGQFAPEIYQRSFDDAGPAEEDLYVVVEAVGFGEAYRASLLGNPLPAGLITAYNALARREPEICHELDPAELMVVRAPAARSALAAPIFYQAGVYGVMLLLAPRPRAFDHDAVEFLRALSHQTAVGIGNAQRYAELEQLYRVQKGRAQILNNVLEIGQALRADRNLASLLEQIGYSTVESVNFRTVIFCVTDRERPDLLRPVAAAGIPLSEQERMARTPLPAELARRYLAPRFRMGRCYFVPAEESRTLEAGFVTEIFSYLPFNDARLPHEWQPEDRLCVPLYSTEGALLGLMFAGDPQDRRRPTPRAVEPLAIFADQAAIAIENHLLLDDARARAEQMAALYKVGTAATSTTDLNTLLQRVYEEIVAYLGVPSYFYIASYRPETEQIRFELFMRQGEVLATAHQLSAPKAGLTALIIDSGEALLIGDLQNEPQYLAQTVNYAEGDPPTRSWLGVPLISQGRVIGVLNVQDVAPHVFTERDRQFLAALGNQLAVAMERAALFQERERRLAELNIINRIGQITSSTLDLEEMLRQTYLQLATFLPLDCCFIYVYHEDENLISLSLEVDQGIDKLDRQPRPPIPGSLVETIIRTRRHLRFHDLSREYSEHGFSLASPGNARQSAAWLGVPLLVVDGGVVGVIAVTSYEPGIYGERELAFMTTVANQLALGVHNARLLAQAREQVHRLELLNRVSVLAAAETDVQRIYQVIVDAMADAAGVDQARLVIYDRERGVAPAVAEHVHSGILDQIEVPIANNPAVAWLDEHQKPLVALDAQHDPLFAPSHPTFAKLDIRSIATVPIIIDGQVIGAVGLDFVGRRGTFQPQTLTLCQTIANQTSTAIARAQAFQAAQRNAQALEQKVAEQTTLLDAARILSSLLRPQEVLDKLMELVSRRLQVTTVALWTINDENVLVPAALHGIAMEQARHMRVPVGRGLTGRVAATGQPLVIDDVNVAGGSLFPAFQQANNLISYMGVPVIYHERIVGVLSVMTNAPRRFTGDEQTLLAGLANQAAAALENARLFEEREQRINELTTINKISAAVNASLELQTLLEKLHAGIAEVIDVSTSLIGIYEAQHDTLHFPLAFDRGRPASIPARVHPQGASGWAIRNRQSLLIRTLAEAAQLGLDLADDRICAGTDAQSFLVAPILFGHEVLGVINIQSPEPRAFDENARRFLATVANQAAVALNNARLFSETRHHAREMTTLFEVTQNLSGTLDPDETMHLVADAAINLLGATLCAVLRLDRQGRVARQILMEHHRRREDLHINFRLDGMTAQLLASGQALAISDLREHADANPDAVRLGIRSVLGIALGPPDERLGVLWVGNWHPREWTAHEVSLFSILANQAGQALQSAHLFQLEQQRRLLADTLRDVAQSFTSTLALKEIQTLILDQLSRVVTYDTAAVLLRDEGYGHLHITEARGLEATALLSATFDAGQHELLAFMTAERRPVLIEDAARDPRFRPLADLGWQARSWIGAPLLVDNELVGILAVGTATPNVYDDEAVSVTFALANQASQAIQNARLFGQISNLAADLERRVSERTAEAERNARQLAEEKERLEAVHAITLELTTQLDLEAIIRRALELISLNLGVRRGSIILSDPSSSDLICRAVLDDCGEVRLAHFPLHFSSGESLAKWVMQHQESVNIADVRFDPRWLQESGRADDVRSVAAVPLNTGDTRLGVLVLTSPEVGYFTDSQMNLLGTIAGVAAAALYNAQLYSYINDLASSNARLLADQLEETSKSNAVFQSLTEGVIVLDTEERVILYNPAAAKVLEIPAEVMLHQPLRMLETYGADDTERKRAATIYSGLTNGLRQVREGSRTYSMYLDLSDPTQVIAVNLAPVMSNSRDGQRYGSVAVLRDITREIEADHAKRQFISDVSHELRTPLTAVKGYVDMLLLTSAQSLSEDQISHLQIIKTNTNRLHALIEDILDFARPDSKQKLNFTRVDISQVINDVLQSLRLEYERKEMHVTVDIAPGLPLVVADQKRITQVFQNLFSNAVKYTYERGRIQVRAFLNPANMLQIDVEDNGVGMTREQLKKLFRPFYRADNPLRDVAGGTGLGLAIAKQFVEQHGGEMWVQSEHGKGSTFSFVIPLEQAGAPEAHEDSE, encoded by the coding sequence ATGGATATGACGATCGCTTCGAGCGGCTGGGAATTGCTCGCCCAACTTGCCGCCTGCGCCTACAACAGCGCCGGCCCCGTTGATGCGGAGAGTTACGCCCGCAAACTGGCTGCGTTGATGGCGCGCCTCCTGCCCATCTCGGCCGGGCGCCTGGAGGTGATCGAGGATGGCGTGGTTGTCGCCGAGGCAAGTTGGGGCGACGCAACTGCAGATCCGGCCCCTCTGCTGCTAGAGTTAGAGGGCGAGCTGCTCGGGCGCTTGCACCTCGGCGCCGAGGCCGCGCGGCTCGAGCCGAGCTTTCTCCACGCCCTTGCCGCACAACTGACCCTGACGTTGCTTGCCCGGCGCCGGGGCGAAGAGGCGGCGATCAGCGAGCAGATCCGCGCGCTGGCGGCCGCCAGCCTGGAACGGGTAGGCGCCCTTGATGGCCGCACCCTGCTGCAAGCCCTGCTCACACGGGCGGCGCCGCTTATCGGGGTGGAGAGCGGCGCCATCTACTCGCTCGAAGAGGATGATGGCAAGTTGCTGCTGCTGGCCGCCGCTGACGGGGCGTTCCAGTTTCCTCTCACCCTGCCCCTTGCTGGCGTCAGCCTGCCAACTCGCGTGGCGACGACGCGCGCCCCCGCGGTCGGCAGCATACACCCGGCCGGGCGCCGCCGCGGCGTCGCCTCCCACGGGGAACGCGCGGCTCTTGCCTTGCCGCTGCTTGCCCAGGATGCCTTGATCGGCGTGCTGGTGCTCCTGCTCACCCACACGAGCGCGCCGGGCCGCCTGCGCCGGCTCGCAGAGCTTTTTGCCGCTCAGGCCACCCTGCTTGTGCAGAACACCCGGCTCTTTAGCCGGGAACAACAACGAGCGCGCGAACTGTTCGTGCTCTATGAGATCAGCCAGGCTATCCATACCGATACCCAGATAGAGCAGGTGCTCAATCGGGCCACCGAGAATATCGCCGCTGCCCTGGGGGCCGATTATTGCATGGTGCTGCTGCGCGATCAACGCGCCGCCGACTCTCTGTATGTCGCCGGGTCGTTTAGTGAGACCGGACGCGATCACCACGCCGGGAACGGTATGCGCCTGGGACTGATCGGCGCGGCGGATATACTGGCCCAGGTCGCATTGAGCGATCACGTGGTGATCGAGGATACCGCCGCCATCGCTGATCACCACTCCCTGGCCCGCCACCTGACCAACGATGGCTGCCGCAGCGCGGTGTTGTTGCCCCTGCGCGGCAAAGCCGAGATGATCGGGTGCATGGTTATCGGCTTCGCTCACCCGCGCCACCGGTTGTCCTCGGCTGAACGCAACCTGGCCCGGGTGCTCGCCAGCCAGGTGGCTACGGCCATCTTCAATCGCCGCCTCTACCTGGCCGAACGCCAGCGAGCCAGCGAACTCGAATTGCTCCAGCAGGTCAGCCAGCGGCTGAATGCCGGCCTGGATCTTGATCAGACCCTGACGGCCATTCTGGAGGGAGTGCAGAAGCTGGTGCGCTTCAGCGGCGCCCAGATCAGCCTCTATGACTGGCATACGCGCCTCCTGCGCCCGGGGGTGCGCTGGGGCCTGTCTGCTTCCGAGTGGCCGAGTCACAGCCCCGATGAGCGTCTGCTGGATTCTCGGACGCCGCTGCGCGTGGATGATCTGCAACAGCTTGCGCCCAACGCCCATCAGCTCGGCCACCTGAAAGACCTGCGCTTCGACGATGGCCTGCCGGTACGGGCCTATGTGGGCGTGCCGCTACGTCTCGGCGACGAGGCGCTGGGCCTGCTGGAACTGTTCTCGGTCCGGCCCGCTGCCTTCAGCGAGGATGACACCCGGCTGCTCTCGATTGTCGCCGGGCAGTCGGCCCAGGCGATAGCCAACGCGAAGCGCTATGAGCAGACCGACGCCAGTCTGCGCGCGCGGATCGAACAGCTCCGTGCTCTGCAGCGCGTCTCCAGCCAGCTGGCCATTACCCTGGATCGTTCCGAGATCCTCGAATACGTGCTGGAACAGGCCCTGCGCGTCACCGGGGCCACCCAGGGGCTGATCGCCCTGCGCGCCGTCGAAGGCGCCACCGACCGCGAGGTGGCGCTGAATGCCCTCGGCGGGCAGTTCGCGCCGGAAATTTACCAGCGTTCCTTTGATGATGCGGGTCCCGCTGAAGAAGACCTCTACGTGGTGGTCGAGGCGGTCGGCTTCGGCGAAGCGTACCGCGCGAGCCTGCTGGGCAACCCGCTTCCCGCCGGGCTGATTACCGCCTACAACGCCCTTGCCCGCCGCGAGCCGGAAATTTGCCACGAACTCGACCCTGCCGAACTGATGGTGGTGCGGGCGCCTGCGGCGCGTTCGGCCCTCGCCGCGCCGATTTTTTACCAGGCCGGGGTCTACGGAGTGATGCTGCTGCTGGCCCCTCGCCCCCGCGCCTTCGACCACGACGCTGTCGAGTTCCTTCGCGCCCTCTCGCATCAGACCGCAGTGGGAATCGGCAACGCCCAGCGCTACGCCGAACTCGAACAGCTCTATCGGGTGCAGAAAGGGCGCGCCCAGATCCTCAACAACGTGCTTGAAATCGGGCAAGCCCTCCGCGCCGATCGCAACCTGGCCAGCCTGCTGGAACAGATAGGCTACAGTACGGTCGAGTCGGTTAACTTTCGCACCGTTATCTTCTGCGTCACCGACCGCGAGCGGCCCGACCTGTTGCGCCCCGTGGCCGCTGCAGGCATTCCTCTGAGCGAGCAGGAGCGCATGGCCCGCACCCCCCTGCCGGCGGAACTGGCCCGCCGCTACCTGGCGCCGCGCTTCCGCATGGGACGCTGTTATTTCGTGCCGGCTGAAGAAAGCCGCACCCTCGAGGCCGGGTTTGTCACTGAAATCTTCAGCTACCTGCCCTTCAACGACGCGCGCCTCCCCCATGAATGGCAACCTGAGGATCGCCTGTGCGTGCCGCTCTACTCCACCGAAGGCGCTCTGCTGGGCCTCATGTTTGCCGGCGATCCGCAGGACCGCCGCCGGCCCACCCCGCGAGCGGTTGAACCACTGGCGATTTTCGCCGATCAGGCGGCGATTGCCATCGAGAACCACCTGCTCCTCGATGACGCTCGCGCCCGCGCTGAGCAGATGGCCGCCCTCTACAAGGTTGGCACCGCGGCCACCTCGACTACCGATCTCAACACCCTGCTACAGCGGGTCTATGAAGAGATCGTGGCCTACCTGGGCGTGCCGAGCTACTTCTACATCGCCAGTTACCGGCCCGAAACCGAGCAGATTCGCTTTGAGTTGTTCATGCGCCAGGGCGAGGTGCTCGCCACGGCGCACCAGTTGAGCGCGCCCAAGGCCGGGTTGACCGCCCTGATCATTGATAGCGGCGAAGCGCTGCTCATCGGCGATCTGCAGAACGAACCGCAGTATCTGGCCCAGACCGTGAACTATGCCGAGGGCGATCCGCCGACACGATCATGGCTCGGCGTGCCCCTGATCAGCCAGGGCCGCGTCATCGGCGTGCTCAACGTGCAGGACGTCGCTCCCCACGTCTTCACCGAACGCGATCGGCAGTTCCTCGCCGCCCTGGGGAACCAGCTCGCCGTCGCCATGGAACGCGCCGCTCTGTTCCAGGAACGCGAGCGGCGTCTGGCCGAACTGAACATCATTAACCGTATCGGTCAGATTACCAGCTCGACCCTGGACCTGGAAGAGATGTTGCGGCAGACTTACCTGCAACTGGCGACTTTTCTGCCGCTCGATTGCTGCTTCATCTATGTCTACCACGAAGATGAGAACCTCATCTCGCTCTCGCTGGAAGTTGACCAAGGGATTGACAAACTGGACCGCCAGCCGCGACCCCCGATCCCTGGCAGTCTGGTGGAGACCATTATCCGCACCCGGCGCCATCTGCGCTTTCACGACCTCAGTCGCGAGTATTCCGAACATGGATTCTCACTGGCGTCCCCGGGCAACGCCAGGCAGTCGGCGGCGTGGCTGGGCGTGCCCTTGCTGGTGGTTGACGGCGGCGTGGTCGGGGTCATTGCGGTCACGAGCTACGAGCCGGGGATCTACGGCGAGCGCGAACTGGCGTTCATGACCACTGTGGCCAACCAGCTCGCCCTGGGCGTGCACAATGCCCGCCTGCTGGCCCAGGCCCGCGAACAGGTCCACCGGCTCGAACTGCTCAATCGTGTGTCGGTGCTGGCCGCCGCGGAAACTGATGTGCAGCGCATCTACCAGGTGATCGTTGACGCCATGGCCGATGCTGCCGGCGTGGATCAGGCGCGCCTGGTGATCTACGACCGGGAGCGGGGCGTCGCTCCGGCGGTCGCCGAACATGTCCATTCGGGCATCCTTGACCAGATCGAGGTGCCCATCGCCAATAACCCCGCCGTCGCCTGGCTCGATGAACACCAGAAGCCGCTGGTGGCGCTCGACGCGCAGCACGACCCGCTGTTCGCGCCCTCGCATCCTACCTTCGCCAAACTCGATATTCGCTCGATCGCCACGGTGCCGATCATCATTGACGGTCAGGTGATCGGCGCGGTGGGCCTCGACTTCGTAGGGCGCCGGGGAACCTTCCAACCGCAGACGTTGACCCTGTGCCAGACAATCGCCAACCAGACCAGTACGGCGATCGCTCGCGCCCAGGCCTTCCAGGCCGCTCAGCGCAACGCGCAGGCGCTGGAGCAGAAAGTCGCCGAGCAGACGACCCTCCTTGACGCCGCGCGCATACTCTCATCGCTGTTGCGCCCGCAAGAAGTGCTTGATAAGTTGATGGAGCTGGTGAGCCGCCGCCTGCAGGTGACCACCGTGGCTCTCTGGACCATTAACGACGAAAACGTGCTTGTGCCCGCCGCGCTCCACGGCATTGCTATGGAGCAGGCGCGCCACATGCGGGTGCCCGTGGGCCGGGGGCTGACCGGTCGTGTGGCCGCAACCGGGCAGCCGCTGGTCATTGACGATGTGAACGTCGCGGGCGGCTCGCTCTTCCCCGCCTTCCAGCAGGCTAACAACCTGATCTCCTACATGGGCGTGCCGGTGATCTACCACGAGCGGATCGTCGGCGTACTCAGCGTCATGACCAACGCGCCGCGGCGCTTCACCGGCGACGAGCAGACCCTCCTGGCGGGCCTGGCCAACCAGGCGGCCGCCGCGCTGGAGAATGCTCGCCTCTTTGAGGAGCGCGAACAACGCATTAATGAGCTGACCACCATCAATAAGATCAGCGCCGCCGTCAATGCCTCGCTTGAACTTCAGACCCTGCTGGAGAAGTTGCACGCCGGGATCGCCGAGGTGATTGACGTCAGCACCTCGCTGATCGGCATCTACGAAGCGCAGCACGATACGCTGCATTTTCCGCTGGCGTTCGACCGCGGCCGGCCCGCCTCCATCCCCGCGCGGGTGCATCCGCAAGGGGCCAGCGGCTGGGCCATCCGCAACCGCCAGTCGCTGCTCATCCGCACCCTCGCCGAGGCAGCGCAACTGGGACTGGACCTGGCCGATGACCGAATTTGCGCCGGTACTGATGCTCAGTCCTTCCTGGTCGCCCCGATCCTGTTCGGGCATGAAGTGCTCGGCGTAATCAACATTCAAAGCCCCGAGCCGCGCGCCTTCGACGAGAATGCTCGACGCTTTCTTGCCACGGTGGCCAATCAGGCCGCCGTGGCGCTGAACAACGCGCGCCTGTTCAGCGAGACGCGCCATCATGCCCGCGAGATGACCACCCTCTTCGAGGTCACCCAGAACCTCTCGGGAACGCTTGACCCTGATGAGACTATGCACCTGGTCGCCGACGCCGCGATCAACCTGCTGGGGGCGACGCTCTGCGCAGTGCTGCGGCTTGACCGGCAGGGGCGCGTCGCGCGGCAGATATTGATGGAGCATCACCGTCGCCGTGAGGACCTGCACATCAACTTCCGTCTCGATGGCATGACTGCACAACTGCTGGCGAGCGGCCAGGCGCTGGCGATCAGCGACCTGCGCGAACACGCCGACGCCAATCCTGATGCGGTGCGACTGGGCATCCGCAGTGTGCTGGGCATCGCCCTCGGCCCGCCCGATGAGCGCCTGGGGGTACTGTGGGTAGGCAACTGGCATCCCCGTGAGTGGACTGCCCATGAGGTCTCGCTTTTCTCGATCCTGGCCAACCAGGCCGGCCAGGCCCTGCAGAGCGCGCACCTGTTCCAGCTCGAGCAGCAACGACGCCTCCTGGCCGACACGCTGCGCGACGTGGCCCAGTCGTTTACTTCCACCCTGGCGCTCAAGGAGATTCAGACGCTTATTCTCGACCAGTTGAGCCGCGTGGTGACCTATGACACCGCCGCCGTGCTGCTCCGCGACGAGGGCTACGGCCACCTGCATATCACCGAGGCGCGAGGACTGGAAGCGACGGCCTTGCTGAGCGCAACCTTCGATGCCGGACAACACGAACTGCTGGCATTCATGACCGCTGAACGTCGTCCTGTGTTAATCGAAGACGCCGCCCGCGACCCGCGCTTCAGGCCGCTGGCGGATCTCGGCTGGCAGGCGCGAAGCTGGATTGGCGCGCCGCTGCTGGTTGACAATGAACTTGTCGGCATACTCGCTGTGGGGACGGCTACGCCCAACGTCTATGACGATGAAGCCGTGAGCGTGACGTTCGCCCTGGCCAACCAGGCCAGCCAGGCCATCCAGAATGCGCGCCTGTTCGGCCAGATCTCCAATCTGGCCGCCGACCTGGAACGGCGCGTGAGCGAGCGCACCGCTGAGGCCGAACGCAACGCCCGGCAACTGGCCGAAGAAAAAGAGCGTCTGGAGGCGGTCCACGCCATCACCCTGGAACTGACCACCCAGCTCGATCTCGAAGCGATCATCCGGCGCGCTCTGGAGTTGATCTCGCTCAACCTGGGAGTCAGGCGGGGTTCAATCATCCTTTCCGACCCCTCCAGTTCCGACCTGATCTGCCGGGCCGTCCTCGACGACTGTGGCGAGGTGCGTCTGGCCCACTTTCCGCTCCACTTTTCAAGCGGCGAGAGCCTGGCCAAGTGGGTCATGCAGCACCAGGAATCGGTCAACATCGCCGATGTGCGTTTTGATCCGCGCTGGCTCCAGGAGAGCGGTCGCGCCGATGACGTGCGCTCAGTGGCCGCCGTGCCGCTCAACACCGGCGATACGCGGCTGGGGGTGCTCGTGCTGACCAGCCCCGAGGTGGGGTATTTCACCGACTCGCAGATGAACCTGCTCGGCACGATTGCCGGCGTGGCGGCGGCGGCGCTGTACAATGCGCAACTCTACAGCTACATCAATGACCTGGCGAGTTCCAACGCCCGGCTCCTCGCCGACCAGCTTGAGGAGACGTCCAAGAGCAACGCCGTCTTCCAGTCGCTCACCGAAGGCGTCATTGTGCTCGATACCGAGGAGCGCGTGATCCTCTACAATCCGGCCGCCGCGAAGGTGCTGGAGATTCCCGCTGAGGTGATGTTGCACCAACCCCTGCGCATGCTTGAGACCTACGGCGCTGATGACACGGAGCGTAAACGCGCCGCCACCATCTATAGCGGCCTGACTAATGGCCTGCGACAGGTGCGCGAAGGTTCTCGCACCTACTCCATGTACCTCGACCTGAGCGATCCCACGCAGGTGATTGCGGTCAACCTGGCGCCGGTGATGAGCAATAGTCGTGACGGACAGCGCTACGGCAGCGTGGCGGTGCTGCGCGACATTACCCGCGAGATCGAAGCCGACCACGCCAAGCGGCAGTTCATCTCCGATGTGAGCCACGAACTGCGCACACCGCTCACCGCAGTGAAAGGCTACGTAGATATGCTGCTCCTCACCAGCGCCCAATCGCTGAGCGAGGATCAGATCAGCCATCTGCAGATTATCAAGACGAACACCAACCGCCTGCATGCGCTGATCGAGGATATTCTCGACTTCGCCCGCCCAGACTCTAAGCAAAAACTGAACTTCACCCGCGTTGATATCTCGCAGGTGATCAACGACGTGCTGCAATCACTGCGGCTCGAGTACGAACGCAAGGAGATGCACGTCACCGTTGACATCGCGCCCGGGCTGCCCCTGGTTGTAGCTGATCAGAAGCGTATTACCCAGGTCTTCCAGAACCTGTTTTCCAACGCCGTGAAATACACCTATGAGCGCGGGCGCATCCAGGTGCGTGCGTTTCTGAACCCCGCCAATATGCTGCAAATTGACGTTGAAGATAATGGGGTGGGCATGACCCGCGAGCAGCTCAAGAAGCTGTTCCGTCCCTTCTACCGCGCCGACAACCCCCTCCGCGACGTGGCCGGCGGGACTGGACTGGGCCTGGCTATCGCCAAGCAGTTCGTCGAACAGCACGGCGGTGAAATGTGGGTGCAGAGCGAGCACGGCAAAGGCAGCACCTTTAGCTTTGTGATCCCGCTGGAGCAGGCGGGCGCGCCTGAAGCGCACGAGGACTCCGAGTGA